The following are encoded together in the Blattabacterium cuenoti BPAA genome:
- the obgE gene encoding GTPase ObgE: protein MKNCFVDFIKIYCKSGDGGIGCLHFYRDRHIAKGGPDGGTGGKGGDIILKGNSHIHTFLHLRYHKHWIAKSGFPGKKNNITGKNGKDLLIEVPVGTVVKDEKKNIIMEITKNSQKKILFEGGKGGKGNAFFKNSRNQSPHYAQSGIKTKGNWIFLELKILADVGFIGFPNTGKSTLLSTITKAKPKIGNFAFTTKTPHIGVVKVDFNSFLVADIPGIIEKASEGKGLGHHFLRHVERNSVLLFLVSSNTKNKKKEYFILLNELTKFNSNLLKKERLLAISKSDLINNEEKKKIEKIFFKLKENIIFISSFTKEGLSELIKRLWKLVRK, encoded by the coding sequence ATGAAAAATTGTTTTGTCGATTTTATAAAAATTTACTGCAAAAGTGGAGATGGAGGAATTGGATGTCTTCATTTTTATAGGGATAGACATATAGCCAAAGGGGGGCCTGATGGAGGAACAGGGGGAAAAGGAGGAGATATTATCCTTAAAGGAAATTCTCATATTCATACTTTTTTACATTTAAGATATCATAAACATTGGATAGCTAAGTCTGGTTTTCCGGGAAAAAAAAATAACATAACTGGAAAAAATGGAAAAGATTTATTAATAGAAGTTCCTGTAGGAACTGTAGTAAAAGATGAAAAAAAAAATATTATAATGGAAATTACCAAAAATTCTCAAAAAAAAATTTTATTTGAAGGAGGAAAAGGAGGGAAAGGAAATGCTTTTTTTAAAAATTCTAGAAATCAATCTCCTCATTATGCACAATCTGGAATTAAAACAAAAGGAAATTGGATCTTTTTAGAATTAAAAATTTTAGCAGATGTAGGATTTATAGGGTTTCCTAATACTGGAAAATCTACTTTACTTTCTACAATTACAAAAGCAAAACCTAAAATAGGAAATTTTGCTTTTACGACCAAAACTCCACATATAGGAGTGGTAAAAGTAGATTTTAATTCTTTTTTAGTAGCTGATATTCCTGGAATTATAGAGAAAGCATCTGAAGGGAAAGGATTGGGGCATCATTTTCTAAGACATGTAGAACGAAATTCCGTTTTATTATTTTTAGTTTCTTCAAATACAAAAAATAAAAAAAAAGAATATTTCATTTTGTTAAATGAATTAACAAAGTTTAATTCAAATCTTTTAAAAAAAGAACGTTTATTAGCGATATCTAAATCGGATTTAATAAATAATGAAGAAAAAAAGAAGATAGAAAAAATTTTTTTCAAACTGAAAGAAAACATTATTTTCATTTCTTCTTTTACAAAAGAAGGTCTATCAGAATTGATAAAAAGATTGTGGAAATTAGTCAGAAAATAA
- a CDS encoding ferritin — protein MLSEKIQKGLTKQLNRESESSQLYLYMASWIERKGYEGICEFLYDHSNEERNHMLKLIRYINKRGGNVILVDGGGSILNITNVSLKELFMKLFEHEQKISREINFLVEISLQEKDYFTYNFLQWYVEEQIEEEALIKMILDKIELIGADKGGLYLFDKDMKSFHKNKKW, from the coding sequence ATGCTTAGTGAAAAAATACAAAAAGGATTAACAAAACAACTAAATAGAGAATCAGAATCCTCTCAATTATATTTATATATGGCTTCTTGGATAGAGAGAAAAGGTTATGAAGGAATATGTGAATTTTTATACGATCATTCAAATGAAGAGAGAAACCATATGTTAAAGTTGATCAGATATATTAATAAAAGAGGAGGAAATGTAATTTTAGTAGATGGAGGGGGGTCTATTCTAAATATTACAAATGTATCTCTAAAAGAATTATTTATGAAATTATTTGAGCATGAACAAAAAATTTCTAGGGAAATCAATTTTTTAGTAGAAATTTCTTTACAAGAAAAAGATTATTTTACATATAATTTTTTGCAATGGTATGTTGAAGAACAAATTGAAGAAGAAGCTTTAATTAAAATGATTTTAGATAAAATAGAATTAATAGGAGCAGATAAAGGGGGGTTGTATTTGTTTGATAAAGACATGAAAAGTTTTCATAAAAATAAAAAATGGTAA
- the lpdA gene encoding dihydrolipoyl dehydrogenase — MHFDVIILGSGPGGYVASIRAAQLGMKTAIVEKESMGGVCLNWGCIPTKSLLNSAKFLQSIKKNGELFGINNENLEIDYSKVLSKSIKIVDQIKKGVLFLMKKNGIHVVYGNAKLKKRKKIEIIQKEKSIGEYSASHIIIATGAIPKIDIKFQYDGKKIITYREALSLSSLPKRIIIVGSGSIGLEFAYFYHSMGAKVTIIEICSRLFPNGDDDISDYLKSSFDKMGIENYVSSNINKITYNHKSNEVIVDVKTSLKNIVLKADTILYAIGVVPNIQCIGLKEVGIQTEKGFIVVDENYRTNIDGYYAIGDVIPTPSLAHVASHEAINCIEKIKALSCQEIDYNNVPKCVYSLPEIASVGYTEKESKEKGFQIKVGKFPFSALGRAISDENTGGFVKVIFDDKYDEWLGCHMIGNHVTDLISEVVVARKLEATSYEILGSIHPHPSLSESIIESIADAYGKAIHL, encoded by the coding sequence ATGCATTTTGATGTTATTATTTTAGGGAGTGGCCCTGGAGGTTATGTAGCTTCCATACGTGCAGCACAACTTGGAATGAAAACAGCTATAGTGGAAAAAGAATCTATGGGAGGTGTTTGCTTAAATTGGGGATGTATTCCTACAAAATCACTTTTGAATAGTGCTAAATTTTTACAATCCATAAAAAAAAATGGAGAATTATTTGGGATAAATAATGAAAATCTAGAAATAGATTATTCTAAAGTTCTTTCTAAAAGTATAAAAATAGTTGATCAAATTAAAAAAGGAGTCTTATTTTTAATGAAAAAAAATGGAATTCATGTTGTTTATGGAAATGCAAAGTTAAAAAAAAGAAAAAAAATAGAAATTATTCAAAAAGAGAAAAGCATAGGAGAGTATTCTGCTTCACATATCATTATTGCTACTGGTGCAATTCCTAAAATTGATATAAAATTTCAATATGATGGAAAAAAAATTATAACATATAGGGAAGCTCTGTCATTATCTTCACTTCCAAAAAGAATCATTATTGTCGGTTCTGGTTCTATAGGATTAGAATTTGCTTATTTTTATCATTCTATGGGTGCAAAAGTAACTATCATAGAAATATGTTCTAGGTTATTTCCTAATGGAGATGATGATATATCTGATTATTTAAAATCTTCTTTTGATAAAATGGGGATTGAAAACTATGTATCTTCTAACATCAATAAAATCACTTATAATCATAAAAGTAATGAAGTCATCGTTGATGTTAAAACATCATTAAAAAATATTGTATTAAAAGCAGATACAATTTTATACGCTATAGGAGTTGTTCCTAATATTCAATGTATTGGATTAAAAGAAGTAGGAATTCAAACAGAAAAAGGCTTTATCGTTGTAGATGAGAATTATCGTACAAACATAGATGGATATTATGCAATTGGAGACGTAATTCCAACTCCTTCTCTAGCTCATGTTGCTTCGCATGAGGCAATCAATTGCATCGAAAAAATAAAAGCTTTGAGTTGTCAAGAGATAGATTATAATAATGTTCCAAAATGTGTTTATTCACTTCCTGAAATAGCTTCAGTTGGTTATACAGAAAAAGAATCTAAGGAAAAAGGATTTCAAATAAAAGTAGGAAAATTTCCTTTTAGTGCTCTAGGTCGGGCTATTTCTGATGAGAATACTGGTGGGTTTGTAAAAGTTATTTTTGATGATAAATATGACGAATGGTTAGGATGTCATATGATAGGAAATCATGTTACAGATTTAATTTCAGAAGTAGTGGTTGCTAGAAAATTGGAAGCAACTAGTTATGAAATTTTGGGAAGTATACATCCTCATCCTTCATTAAGTGAGTCGATTATAGAATCTATAGCCGATGCTTATGGTAAAGCTATTCATTTATAA
- the fsa gene encoding fructose-6-phosphate aldolase has product MKFFIDTANLKEINEARKLGFLDGVTTNPSLISKESVFNQKEIHKHYISICECLKNDENLSAEVISTSYTNMIQEGEKLASLHPRIVVKIPMTKNGIKTIKYFYNKKIKTNCTLVFSIGQALLAAKAGASYVSPFLGRLDDISYNGLNLIRKIKSVYENYHFGTKILAASIRHSLHITECSKIGIHAVTSPLNVIYSLFNHPLTDIGLNKFIQDFQSKIK; this is encoded by the coding sequence ATGAAGTTTTTTATAGATACAGCTAATTTAAAAGAAATTAATGAGGCGAGAAAATTAGGTTTTTTAGATGGAGTAACAACAAATCCATCTTTGATATCAAAAGAATCTGTATTCAATCAGAAAGAAATTCATAAACATTATATATCTATATGTGAATGTTTAAAAAACGACGAAAATTTGAGTGCGGAAGTTATCAGTACGAGTTATACTAATATGATCCAAGAAGGAGAGAAACTTGCTTCTTTACATCCTAGAATTGTGGTAAAAATCCCCATGACAAAGAATGGAATCAAAACTATTAAATATTTTTATAACAAAAAAATTAAAACTAATTGTACTCTTGTTTTTTCTATAGGACAAGCTCTCCTTGCCGCTAAAGCTGGAGCTAGTTATGTTTCTCCATTTTTGGGAAGATTAGATGATATATCTTATAACGGATTAAATTTAATCCGAAAAATAAAAAGTGTATATGAAAACTATCATTTCGGAACTAAAATATTAGCCGCTTCTATACGTCATTCTTTGCATATTACAGAATGTTCTAAGATTGGAATACATGCTGTTACTTCTCCTTTAAATGTTATTTATTCCCTATTCAATCACCCATTAACTGATATAGGATTAAATAAATTTATACAAGATTTTCAAAGTAAAATAAAATAA
- a CDS encoding adenylate kinase family protein, whose amino-acid sequence MIHIILFGPPGCGKGTQAKIISNKFGFIHLSTGMIFRDHITKKTNLGKLASCYINKGILVPDEITTNMLNIEIQKHFKAKGIIYDGYPRTKNQIYSLEEVLNKFCLGKINIIFYFFIQKNLIINRLLKRGKISHRNDDIDIITVQRRIKEYHKKTSLIWENYKLKNSIIKLNASLSIDKISIFIEKKILNLLYS is encoded by the coding sequence ATGATACATATTATATTGTTTGGACCACCAGGTTGTGGAAAAGGAACTCAAGCTAAAATTATATCAAATAAATTTGGGTTTATACACCTATCTACTGGAATGATATTTAGAGATCATATAACAAAAAAGACTAATCTAGGAAAACTAGCGAGTTGTTATATAAATAAAGGAATATTAGTTCCTGATGAAATTACCACAAACATGTTAAATATAGAAATTCAAAAACATTTTAAAGCTAAAGGAATTATTTATGATGGATATCCTAGAACTAAAAATCAAATTTATTCTTTAGAAGAAGTATTAAACAAATTTTGTTTGGGAAAAATTAATATAATTTTTTATTTTTTTATTCAAAAAAATTTGATAATAAACAGATTATTAAAAAGAGGAAAAATAAGTCATCGTAATGATGATATAGATATTATTACAGTTCAAAGAAGAATAAAAGAATATCATAAAAAAACTTCTTTAATATGGGAGAATTATAAATTGAAAAATAGCATAATAAAATTAAATGCTTCTTTGTCTATAGACAAAATTTCTATTTTCATAGAAAAAAAGATTCTGAATTTGTTATATTCATAA